A DNA window from Nerophis lumbriciformis linkage group LG03, RoL_Nlum_v2.1, whole genome shotgun sequence contains the following coding sequences:
- the LOC133585900 gene encoding serine/threonine-protein kinase 35-like: MSAVGGDNCRRRTRSARACSGPTAGLANDGAVLRCLSVGNDHDMGDHVGVFKRGDLQRKVMAPRYSLLREVGRGTYGVVYEALARRSGARVAVKKLRCDAPENVELALQEFWALTSLEKRHENVVQLEECVLQRNGMAQKMSHGNKRSKHYLRLVETSLKGERVLTPSEEPCYLWFVMEFCEGGDLNQFILSRRPNSQTNTSFMLQLTCAVAFLHQNKIVHRDLKPDNILISESSGTPVLKVADFGLSKVCAGLGNAIEGKDGEDKNKNVNVNKFWLSSACGSDFYMAPEVWEGHYTAKADIFALGIIIWAMLERITFIDAESKRELLGSYVRQGSDIVPVGEALLENPKMVLNIPQKRRSCMSDGVRKLLLDMLAVNPQDRPDAFQLHTRMDQVTCPAWRSS, from the exons ATGAGCGCGGTTGGTGGCGACAACTGCCGGAGACGCACGAGGAGCGCGCGGGCCTGCTCCGGGCCAACAGCGGGGCTAGCTAACGACGGCGCCGTGTTACGATGCTTGAGTGTCGGCAACGACCATGACATGGGGGACCACGTCGGGGTCTTCAAGCGGGGCGACCTGCAGCGGAAGGTCATGGCTCCGCGCTACAGCCTGCTCCGGGAGGTGGGGAGGGGCACGTACGGCGTGGTGTACGAGGCGCTGGCCCGCAGGTCCGGTGCCAGGGTGGCGGTGAAGAAGCTCCGGTGCGACGCGCCGGAGAACGTGGAGCTCGCCCTGCAGGAGTTCTGGGCTCTGACCAGCTTGGAGAAACGCCATGAGAACGTCGTGCAGCTGGAAGAGTGCGTCCTACAAAGGAACGGGATGGCCCAGAAAATGAGCCATGGGAACAAACGCTCCAAGCACTACCTACGCCTTGTGGAAACGTCTCTCAAAG GTGAGAGAGTGCTCACGCCTTCAGAGGAGCCGTGTTACCTGTGGTTCGTCATGGAGTTCTGTGAAGGAGGTGACCTCAACCAATTCATCCTGTCTCGGCGGCCCAACTCGCAGACCAACACCAGCTTCATGCTGCAACTGACCTGTGCTGTGGCTTTCTTGCACCAAAACAAGATTGTACATCGAGACCTCAAACCAGACAACATCCTTATCTCAGAGAGCTCAGGGACTCCCGTCCTCAAGGTGGCAGACTTTGGCTTGAGCAAAGTTTGTGCAGGTTTAGGAAACGCCATTGAAGGCAAAGACGGCGAGGACAAGAACAAAAATGTGAACGTGAACAAGTTTTGGTTGTCGTCGGCATGCGGTTCTGACTTTTACATGGCTCCTGAAGTGTGGGAAGGGCACTACACTGCCAAGGCTGATATATTTGCTCTTGGCATCATCATTTGGGCCATGTTGGAGAGGATTACTTTCATCGATGCAGAGTCCAAGCGAGAGCTCCTTGGAAGCTACGTGAGACAAGGCTCGGACATTGTGCCAGTGGGTGAGGCGCTGCTAGAGAATCCAAAGATGGTACTAAACATCCCACAGAAGCGCAGGTCATGCATGTCTGATGGTGTGAGGAAGCTGCTGCTGGACATGCTCGCCGTCAACCCTCAGGACCGACCAGATGCTTTTCAGCTGCACACCAGAATGGACCAGGTTACATGTCCCGCATGGCGCTCATCCTGA